In one window of Onychomys torridus chromosome 5, mOncTor1.1, whole genome shotgun sequence DNA:
- the LOC118584382 gene encoding enoyl-CoA delta isomerase 2-like: MPKPVQFDVDNNAKRDRWKETAKQNYVDLVSSLSPSSEASSQGKHGVNEKVQGSKDIVVTSEDGIMKIVFNRPTKKNAITLQMYEEIMLALKNASTDNSAMTVFTGTGDYYCSGNDLNNLINATGEIQEVARKSAMALREFVSRFIDFPKPLVAVVNGPAIGIAVTLLGLFDAVYASEKATFLTPFTHLGQSPEACSSYTFPKIMGSAKAAEMLLFGKKLTAREAWAQGLVTEVFPESTFESEVWTRLKAYAKLPPNAMKVARELMRKHEKQKLHAVNAEETAVILERLTSEESSNALMNFMSRKAKL, translated from the exons ATGCCTAAACCAGTTCAGTTTGATGTTGACAATAATGCCAAGCGGGATAGATGGAAG GAAACTGCCAAGCAGAACTATGTAGATCTGGTGTCCAGTCTGAGTCCCTCATCTGAAGCCTCTAGCCAGGGAAAGCATGGAGTCAATGAGAAAGTCCAGGGGTCTAAGGACATTGTGGTGACCTCTGAAGATGGCATCATGAAGATTGTGTTCAATCGACCCACCAAAAAGAATGCCATAACTTTACAG ATGTATGAAGAGATTATGCTTGCACTTAAAAATGCCAGCACTGATAACTCAGCCATGACTGTTTTCACAG GAACTGGTGACTACTACTGCAGTGGGAATGATCTAAATAACTTGATTAATGCCACCGGTGAAATACAGGAGGTAGCCAGAAAAAGTGCAATGGCACTGAG GGAATTTGTAAGCAGATTTATAGACTTTCCCAAGCCTCTGGTTGCAGTAGTAAATGGCCCAGCTATAGGAATTGCCGTCACTCTTCTGGGACTATTTGATGCTGTCTATGCATCTGAGAAG GCAACATTTCTTACTCCATTCACCCACCTCGGCCAGAGCCCAGAAGCATGCTCCTCCTACACTTTTCCAAAGATAATGGGCTCAGCAAAG GCAGCTGAGATGCTTCTCTTTGGGAAGAAGCTCACAGCAAGAGAAGCTTGGGCTCAAGGCCTGGTCACTGAAGTTTTTCCTGAAAGCACCTTTGAGAGCGAAGTCTGGACCAGGCTGAAAGCATATGCGAAGCTCCCACCAAAC GCAATGAAAGTTGCCAGAGAGCTAATGAGGAAACATGAGAAACAAAAGCTCCATGCTGTTAATGCTGAAGAGACTGCTGTGATCCTGGAAAGGCTAACATCAGAAGAATCCTCAAATGCACTCATGAACTTCATGTCCAGAAAAGCAAAGCTGTGA